The proteins below come from a single Chitinophaga pinensis DSM 2588 genomic window:
- a CDS encoding SufE family protein translates to MTIKEQQDELISDFSFMENWMDKYEHIIQLGKELPLIDEKYKTPDHLIKGCQSQVWLHTEMQDGKLVFTADSDAVITKGLVSLMVTVFSGHTPKEIAESEIFFIDAIGLSNHLSPTRSNGLLSMLKQIKLYAVAYEAKSQSQKNGTEL, encoded by the coding sequence ATGACTATCAAAGAACAACAGGACGAACTTATATCAGACTTCTCCTTTATGGAGAACTGGATGGATAAATACGAGCATATTATTCAACTGGGCAAGGAACTGCCGCTGATAGACGAAAAATATAAAACGCCTGATCACCTGATCAAAGGTTGTCAGTCGCAGGTATGGCTGCATACGGAAATGCAGGACGGTAAACTGGTCTTTACAGCAGACAGTGACGCCGTGATTACCAAAGGACTGGTTAGTCTGATGGTAACCGTATTTTCCGGTCACACGCCTAAAGAGATCGCAGAATCTGAAATATTCTTTATAGACGCTATCGGTTTGAGTAATCATCTCTCCCCTACCCGTTCTAACGGACTACTGAGTATGCTCAAACAGATTAAGTTATATGCAGTTGCCTACGAGGCAAAATCTCAATCACAAAAAAACGGCACAGAACTATGA
- the sufD gene encoding Fe-S cluster assembly protein SufD yields the protein MTSDKSFYEFISNGVPGPEQKVDADNAIMPARKLAFSRFKELGLPTIKTEEWRYTNVQRFLKDAFTLAQEEQVTVTPDQLKAANIPQLDSYRVVLVNGRLQADLSELPAGGKITVSKLSDAAGNTQLQAWFDKHPHLQSQPFAALNAALFADGLFIEAGVNATLDKPLQIIHVYTASANAFIQPRHLVVLHKSATLEIIESAVGLNDSAIAFVNAVTEVVLEENAELWHYNIQSTIKNSRHIYHTSATQKADSRYHHFNFTLPSAELTRNNLSVALTGSNTETNLHGLYLATGSQHVDNHTFVDHLVPNCNSNELYKGVLLDDANGVFTGKIHVHQDAQKTNAFQQNNNLLMSEKANINSQPQLEIYADDVKCSHGFTVGRFSEESLFYLRSRGIGEEAAKSLLVNAFAFDITDQVHIPALQDFLAEKIRQYVAGAINN from the coding sequence GAACTGGGTCTGCCTACCATTAAAACAGAAGAGTGGCGCTATACCAACGTACAGCGCTTCCTGAAAGATGCTTTCACCCTGGCACAGGAAGAACAGGTGACTGTAACACCTGATCAGCTGAAAGCTGCCAACATCCCTCAACTGGACAGCTACCGCGTTGTACTGGTGAACGGACGTCTGCAGGCGGATCTTTCCGAACTGCCAGCTGGTGGTAAAATCACCGTTTCCAAACTGAGCGATGCAGCCGGTAATACACAGCTGCAGGCATGGTTTGACAAACACCCCCATCTTCAGTCACAGCCATTCGCTGCACTGAATGCTGCACTGTTTGCCGACGGTCTCTTTATCGAGGCAGGTGTTAATGCAACGCTTGACAAACCTTTACAGATCATTCACGTATATACAGCTTCTGCTAACGCCTTTATTCAGCCACGCCACCTGGTGGTGCTGCATAAAAGCGCTACCCTGGAAATCATCGAAAGCGCTGTAGGTCTCAATGACTCCGCCATCGCTTTCGTAAACGCAGTAACAGAAGTGGTACTGGAAGAAAATGCGGAACTCTGGCACTACAACATCCAGAGCACCATCAAAAACAGCCGCCACATCTATCATACTTCTGCTACCCAGAAAGCTGATAGCCGTTATCATCACTTCAATTTCACCCTGCCTTCCGCAGAACTGACCCGTAACAACCTCAGCGTAGCGCTGACAGGCAGCAATACGGAAACCAATCTGCACGGCCTTTACCTTGCTACAGGCAGCCAGCACGTGGATAACCACACCTTCGTGGACCACCTGGTACCAAACTGTAACAGTAATGAGCTGTATAAAGGCGTACTGCTGGACGACGCTAACGGTGTATTCACCGGCAAAATCCACGTACACCAGGATGCGCAGAAAACAAACGCTTTCCAGCAGAACAACAACCTGCTGATGAGCGAAAAGGCCAACATCAACTCTCAGCCACAGCTGGAAATATATGCAGATGATGTGAAGTGCAGCCACGGTTTTACCGTAGGACGCTTCAGCGAAGAATCGCTCTTCTACCTGCGTTCCCGTGGTATTGGTGAAGAAGCCGCCAAGTCACTGCTGGTGAATGCATTTGCATTTGACATTACCGATCAGGTACACATACCGGCATTACAGGATTTCCTCGCAGAAAAGATCCGCCAGTATGTAGCCGGCGCTATCAATAACTAA
- a CDS encoding aminotransferase class V-fold PLP-dependent enzyme, translating into MQHVPDITVPALDVEKIRKDFPLLQEKVYGQPLVYLDNAATTQKPQVVLDTLIEYYTRINSNVHRGVHHLSQEATNAYENSRKIIASFINARKSEEVIFTKGTTDGINLIAYAFGRGEIKPGDVVLTSAMEHHSNIVPWQMMCEDRGAELKIIPMDEKGELLMDEFSALLTDKVKIIAVTYVSNSLGTVNPIRDIIAQAHARNIPVLLDAAQAVQHMPVDVQELDVDFLVFSGHKIYGPTGTGVLYGKEEWLDRLPPYQGGGDMIKTVTFAKTIYNVLPYKFEAGTPDISGAIALGTAVQYVQQIGVENIQAWEEQLVEYAVQQLQQIEGIRFIGNPKHRSGAVSFLVYDIHPYDLGELLDKQGIAIRTGHHCAEPVMDFFCIPGTVRASFAVYTTFEDIDRLVAGIKKAVSMLR; encoded by the coding sequence ATGCAACACGTACCAGACATCACTGTTCCGGCACTAGATGTAGAAAAGATCAGAAAGGACTTCCCGCTGTTACAGGAAAAAGTATACGGCCAACCGCTTGTATATCTTGATAATGCGGCCACTACCCAGAAACCGCAGGTTGTACTGGATACGCTGATAGAATACTACACCCGCATCAACAGTAACGTACACCGTGGTGTACACCACCTGAGCCAGGAAGCAACCAATGCTTACGAGAACTCCCGTAAAATCATTGCTTCCTTCATCAACGCCCGCAAATCCGAAGAAGTGATCTTTACCAAAGGTACTACCGACGGTATCAACCTGATCGCTTACGCCTTCGGCCGTGGCGAAATCAAACCAGGCGACGTGGTACTGACATCCGCGATGGAACATCACTCCAATATCGTTCCCTGGCAGATGATGTGTGAAGACCGTGGCGCAGAACTGAAAATCATCCCGATGGATGAAAAAGGAGAACTGCTCATGGACGAATTCAGCGCATTGCTGACCGACAAAGTAAAAATCATCGCTGTTACATACGTTTCCAACTCCCTCGGCACCGTTAATCCCATACGCGACATTATTGCCCAGGCACATGCCCGTAACATTCCTGTTCTGCTCGATGCAGCACAGGCAGTACAGCATATGCCGGTAGATGTGCAGGAGCTGGATGTTGATTTCCTCGTATTCTCCGGTCATAAGATCTACGGTCCTACCGGTACCGGTGTACTCTATGGCAAGGAAGAATGGCTGGACCGCCTCCCGCCTTACCAGGGTGGTGGAGATATGATCAAAACCGTGACCTTCGCTAAAACAATCTATAATGTACTGCCTTACAAATTTGAAGCAGGTACGCCGGATATCAGCGGAGCGATCGCATTGGGAACAGCAGTACAATATGTACAACAGATAGGTGTTGAAAATATACAGGCATGGGAAGAACAACTGGTGGAGTATGCCGTACAGCAGCTGCAACAGATTGAAGGCATCCGCTTTATCGGTAATCCGAAACACCGTTCCGGCGCCGTTTCCTTCCTGGTATACGATATCCACCCCTACGATCTCGGCGAACTGCTGGATAAACAGGGTATCGCTATCCGTACCGGACACCATTGCGCTGAACCTGTCATGGATTTCTTCTGTATTCCAGGCACCGTGCGCGCATCATTCGCAGTGTATACTACCTTTGAAGATATAGACAGATTAGTGGCAGGCATTAAAAAGGCTGTCTCTATGTTAAGATAA